ATTTCTTGTTTCAGGTAGGCATATGTGACAAGACATttacagcaacacaaacacacccgcTCTCTCCAAGCTGAGCTCTTATTGAGGGTTGTCTGTTTGAAGCCTCAAACAAAATACCTACTTAAACATGTAAGGACACGTGGAATATGTTCAGGAGCTCTAATTTGCTCAAggaagaacatttctgaacacctaagagagaaaaaacctgaaaatggtTCACCAGACATGGAtattatatgtgtgtgtttgtgagtttaaacattttttgcccTACCAGTGCATGGAAGGAAGACACAGAGAAGATGCCAAGGCGACCCATGGCCATTTTggtcaaacagaaaagtttggAGTTTAAACAACTGAAGGCATCTGAAAAAGGTAATTATGCATCGTAAGCAACCCTCCCTATCATTAtactaatttatttcaaattttaccACTAACTAATTTAGAAAAGCCTTGAACAAGCCTGAAGGCTTGCCTGGTGTTACATAGTTACTTGGTCATTGTGCTGACCTGCAGTGATATGTGCAAGCATCACAGGGTGGGCCGTGGGAGGTGGAACATGAACACAACACTAGCAGGGCTTCATTTGCATTAGTTTTTTCTATCATCTGTTTGTTTGGCTTGATATACAAATACTATCTATGATGCCTTTTAATTTTGCACAACCATATTACTACTTTCATAAAACTGGTTATAAAATACAAGCTTTTCCAAATGTTACACTTAGAACAAATCAGGTGCAATTGACTACCGTGGTTAACTATTAACATTGTTTTATGGAGGATAGTCAAACACTTCCAGtatataaaaccttttttgtttgcgtTTTATGTAAAACGTCCTCCTTTCAGCCGGCCAGAATCTCAGAAAGTCGTTTTAATCAGTTCTACATTATAGTATTCTGTGTATAATTTAACCGTGCCTCCACACCTGCATGGAATGAAAAGAAGGATTTGtttgagtgaaaatgaaaaagaaatattcattAAACACAGAAGCATTAAGGTACCACATGTTTCAGCATGTGCTTGAGATTGTGAATGATGCCATAGGCACATTCATGTATATATCAAAACATCTGTGGTTCCACATGCttctaaaaagaaatctttCTGATTGACACTCTACAGAGAAGGTGATTTAGTGTCACAATCAGTGAGATGCTAAAAGTCGAAGAATGTGCTCTCAGATTAAAATAAGGTTCCTTTAAAACACATGATTTCCAAACATGTATGCAAAGTCAGTAGAACCAGGACGAGTTGTACCAGTTTTGCTGTATTTAGAAAGAAGGCGGAAATGCCCTTTTGAAAATAAGATAAGTCTTTGCATCCGGTTGATCTGCCAGATTTCCGTTATAGATTATCACAGTTCTCTGTTCTGCACCTGCTCCAGTATGGTCTTCCTCTTCTTTGCATCAGTGACAGCCGAAAGCTGCATGTCTCccatctttttcattttctcgtCCATGTCAATCTTCTGCTCCAGTTTGCGGATCTCAGTTCGGAGCAGCCTAACGGTGTCCTCCCTGTGGTGCTGTCGGGCAAGAGCTGTAGCACACGCAGAGTGAATCGCCGTGATCCAGTTCTCCAGTTCGGTTTGGCCTGATGTCTGTAAAGAAATGGTAGTAGTGATAAGTTTATAGCTTAAAGACCAGATGGCATATTTtagagcaaaaacaataaatgaataaaagtaatgaaggtatgaaataaaacaaaattaaaatttgggTTTGCATTGTTTGTCCAAGTTATTAAATAGGTTTAAAATGgccttttctgaaaaaaaatctttttagagACAAAAgtcagaacttttttttctaacagttttTGCTACAAGCGATCATTTGACAAATTATGTGCAGACCTATTTTCCTGTGCCACTTTGTTAAATTTCCAAGCCAATGCCTCCAGAAATTTCACATCACCACATTTCACCACAAAATCCCCACATTATGAGGCAAAATGTGAGCTGGAGAATTTTATAATGACCAATTACTTTCTCGGTGGCCTTTGAATTATCCAACTCTTGTAAGGTTAAGGCAAACATAACGAATGACTTTTCATTAACTTTTGAATTGACACTCAGCTCTTTTGTGCTTATATTTCCTCTCTGCATGTTGTCAAAATGTTATGTATAACCATTCCTtcaaaatttttacaaataatttatagAATGTATTAAGGCATGCAACAGATAGCTATATAAATTAATGTTCAAGTTACAAAATTGGTTTAACAGACAACGTTATCAATTTAATCTTATCGCCATTTAAATAATCTTTCCCCAATTGCTTATTGTCTCTATGAGGAAATTTCATGAATATAAATAGACACATTTCAATATTTGCAATAGTCACTGCTATGGATCACTGTCACAGTGTGACAGTGTGGCCTTTAAACATGTcagacataaaacaaacacatggaCACAGGACTGTCATTTCTCCATACATAGCTAAAGGTCATGTATTTAAGTGTCAGACACATAGCCTACACATCCCCAGAGGAAATCTAAAATTTCATGGCTATCCGTCTGCGCTCCTTCTGGTTTTTAAGTTTGCCATGTTTTCTCTGGACAATTATATTGATAATCCcctaaaaagcaaaatgtcacTTGGACGTTGTTctttttaatggattttctcacctggaataaaaatgcatccccAATTGAGTTGCTAAGGCAGAAGACATAGTCTTTCTTGGGATGTTCGGGTACGGCTTGTACAATGCTGTTCTCCACCCACAAGGCATGTTTAGCAACGTTGTTATGGTCAATTACCGAGCGACCATCTGATTCATACAGGAAGAGGCTGCAGCCttgaagaacaagaaaaaaagaggaaggaaagaaaaacattgcgATAAGCCCACAAACaaacttaatttctttaaaCTAAAGTACTGTTTACTTATTGATATGAACTTTTAACCCAAGGTCAGGAAGATAAGCCACATTTGCCTATTTTAGAAAATTGATATAAACAGAGGATGCAGGCAGGAATGCAGCTGCAGATTCTGTATCTTATGAATTTTAAAAGGACCGGATTGGATTAGACGCAGATCCTGCCGTAAAATTAAATTGTGATGAGGCTGAGCAGAGCTAATGCGCAGCCACAGAGAGCTCTGTGAGTGAGAAAACAGTAAGGGCGACAAACAAGGGCATTGGCTGAGTTTAGTCTGATGTGATTACATTCTAACAGGAGAGAGAGTGTGGAAGATTAAATGAATCAGGGTCATGTTAAGTTGCTTTTTCAAGTCTGACGTTATGGCTGCAAGGTTTTCTTCATATAACAatgtttttcatgatttatAGAATGTATTAAGGTCACTTTAAGATAGCTATATAAATTAATGTTGTTACAAAAAGAAACTGGCCCagtgggaattttttttaacttttatgctGTTAAGATGCCAGAAAAGGTCTGAAAATAACTGATGATCCTCAAATAGGAGGCTTTAAGAAAATCAAACCACAACCCATTGATActctttaaaacaaagtcaatggtaaagtaaaaaaaatgtcaatgatGTTGATGTAGAGCTTATGCAGAGGCACACTTTTATATGAGATGATATGCAATGCAATATGGTTAAGTTTTGTACTGTACTGTACAATATATAGAATTGAGGCTGAAGTGGAGCATTGTGTGATATAAATTTTGTTCAAATCtttcttctatttaaaaaaaaaaatcctataaCATTGTACCTTTTAGAGACACCCAGTACTGTTTCCACTTGCGCTTCGTTGCAAGTTCcaccttcatgtttttcttgtgaACCAGAAAGTTCTTCACAGCTAAAGCGCCAGCTTTCCTGACTGTGCCTTGTGTGCAGCCAGTCAACGTGTCAGATGGGTAGGCACTGCTGAGAGTGCCGCTGCTCTGCTCATCACTTACAGCTGAACTGGCCTCCTCAGGGAAATCTCTGCCCTGATTCGTCTGATGAATGATTGAAAGACAAAgagattagaaataaaacaagattattaagcaaattaaaaggcgtataaatatgaaaaaacacaaCCAGCTAACCCAGACCTGACTTTCTAACTCCTTCCGGAAATTCTCATATACTCCTCCTCTGCATCCATCAGCAGCTCTTCCATCTCCTCCGCCTGCGCTGCTGCTCCCACTGTCACTCCCATTAAAGACGCTGCTCTCTGTAGCTGAGTAGAGAGAGAACGAGGCCGACATGGCTTTGCACCGCCGGGAGATCAGCTCGCCGTCTGCGTCCGTCTCTGTGGCAACGCCATCAATGCCGCTGTCGCCATACTCACTTCCATCTCCCATAGCGCCTGAGATGTCCtgtccaacaaaaacacaaggcGAACCCAGAACTTATTTGCTTTAGGATTATAGATGCATGTCCGTTTGAACCATCCAAATACAAACCACTGAATAAAACTGCACTTTCAGTGACCTGAATAACTAATTTGATGGTGAATTGGTGAATACATAATTCAAGTTTTCATAACTCCACCTGACAGCTGAAACCATGCATAAATGCTTAGATGTTACTTTTATGAGTATAAACAGTGCACACTGCAAGACACTTGGTTACATCACATCTCTGGAGGTTTTCAATGAATAGAAATCCTGCATCAACGGTCACATTCCatagatttcatttttaaattacatctgattttcacatttaaaaataagattctCATATTTTATACAGATAATCTggagtctgtttctgtttttttgcaatgttttgctCTATTTATATCCAACAACCCTCTGCCCTGTTAGACAATTTAAAATAACCACTTTAGTTTATGAAAATCAGCTGAACACATTGCATGGTTAACTATTTCAGTAAGGCCCTCCTGATGgcttatttttacatcaaaggCGCATATCATGACATCTCTAAATCTTTGATTTGTTCAGCTGCTGATAATAAAATTCTGCATAAATGTCTCAGTCACGACAGTTATCTGTCATATATATGTGCAAAAGCATTAGAATActcttccaaaaacaaaaaatacacatgcagaatgtttacataaaacagcaggaaatgTCTGGTTGTCTTCACAAAGACAAGTATTAAACTGACTGTGATCCTGACCCTCTGAACTTCCTGAGAAACGCTGACACACAAAGTCAATCTGAGttcatttctgaagaaaaaaaataaaatggactgaaagaaagacaaaaaaggaaaggagaCTTAAGAAACAGGATCAAACCTGAGTAGTATGTGCACGACGTCCCTGGAAGGCGGGGCAAGGTGCGGAGGGGATCCCCAGCCCCGACAAACCCTCAGACAGACAGTGAGATCGCCGACAGGGGAGGGTGAATGCTCCATAGCCGCTGCCGTCCTCTTCAGTTGGAGTCATCAACCCATCCTCTGCTTCGGTGTCTCCATTGCAGTTGGCTTCTCTGTGGTTTTTAATGTAACGATTCCTCTGACCCGGGAGGCCTGGACTCTGCTGGCTGCACAGATGGTCCAGGGAAGAAGCTCTTTCAGTGGAGCCTATGAAATAAGCAGGTGTTTATTCCAGGTTTGTATACAACGTATGTGTGAGTGGACAAATTGAGATTTAAGGGCATTCAAATTTCTGGCAGATGCAAAAATTGTCATACCTCTTgtacttttttcttatttatatatattctgAAAAAGCCACAAATTTTAGCAGGGATTACTATTTCAGACAAATGCAAATTATTGTACGTTTCTGAGGTAGAAGGAAAAGCTTAACAGAGTCTTTCCACCTCACAAAAGGCATTAAAGTTCCAAGTCATGTTGAAAGTCAAGAAATATAAGTCTCATATCAAGTCAACCTAttcatttcttttatgaaataaataggTAAGTTGagatatttaaagtgttttaatttttaaaaggaattGAGTCTTAAACAAGTCTTTTGACAATTACTGTGACGTTTGACTATTACTGTGCTTTTCTTACACCTTGTGTGACCCTCTGAACGTCCTGAGAAACACTGACACACAAAGTCAATCTGAGctcatttctgaagaaaaaaaataaaatggactgaaagaaagacaaaaaaaagtaaaggagACTAAAGAAACAGGATCAAACCTGAGTAGTACGTGCACCTTGTGTAAGAAAAGCTTTTGGCCTGTATGCCCAGTTGGCCTGTCTGGTGTGTCCTTTGGCCATCACAGTGTAATTTGTTCATTaatgcttttcattaaacctCCGAACACAGATGTATTTAGCTCATCTTTAACATACACAGATTAAGACACTACTTATTAATTAGACTTGGCAGttgcactgggttttatttaggagAAACATTGAAAGAGTTACACCCAAACGCATGGCTCACTTgatgaaattgtattttcttatctgaaaattctgttttattttcacatcatAATTAAACACTAGTTTGTGTTAGGTTATCACATGAAGTCCCAAAAGCCACATAGAAGGTTGTTGTTGCAAtcacacaaaatatgaaaagttcaGAGGGTGTGAACTGTTTTGCAAGGTTCTGCACTTTCAGGGttaatttctgtatttgacTTCAGCATTGCAAGCTTGTGTCTTGTGAATCATGATTGCCAAAGAGTCTGAGCGTGGGTGTGTTAGTGTGAATGCACAAAGCCTATACATTATGCTGAGCCATCTGACCACTTATGGGAGCCCTTTAAGCCTTCATCAGTTAAGTTAACAGCCACTGCCTGATGTCACGTTGGACTGCTTGAGCTCCTGCAGAGCTCCAGTTAAACTAA
This window of the Gambusia affinis linkage group LG15, SWU_Gaff_1.0, whole genome shotgun sequence genome carries:
- the LOC122845314 gene encoding rho guanine nucleotide exchange factor TIAM1-like encodes the protein MGNVESQNGDSSVYGNETVHLSRKQTSRSLRLTNKKSVTRRQRLSSTVKQEYRNSETSTRSSSTPSIPQSLAESGLELFNGTDELGEFGVNPHWTQRISMTMRPDSYQHEDEPLATPTPETSEADTIAQDGAEDSMEEGDVPGEERYLQRMTEGPRDGGTFKKKRSKSADMWREDSLEFSMSDLSQENLTSTEDIIDGGEEEEEEQFTCLRGSAGSTERASSLDHLCSQQSPGLPGQRNRYIKNHREANCNGDTEAEDGLMTPTEEDGSGYGAFTLPCRRSHCLSEGLSGLGIPSAPCPAFQGRRAHTTQDISGAMGDGSEYGDSGIDGVATETDADGELISRRCKAMSASFSLYSATESSVFNGSDSGSSSAGGGDGRAADGCRGGVYENFRKELESQTNQGRDFPEEASSAVSDEQSSGTLSSAYPSDTLTGCTQGTVRKAGALAVKNFLVHKKNMKVELATKRKWKQYWVSLKGCSLFLYESDGRSVIDHNNVAKHALWVENSIVQAVPEHPKKDYVFCLSNSIGDAFLFQTSGQTELENWITAIHSACATALARQHHREDTVRLLRTEIRKLEQKIDMDEKMKKMGDMQLSAVTDAKKRKTILEQVQNREL